Within Pseudomonas brassicacearum, the genomic segment GAACTTGCGTCGCGCATGCCTGACGTTCCATGCCCGGCTGCAACGCCAAGGCGTTATAGCCGGCGTAATCATCGGTCATCACGTAGCCGCGATAACTGTCCAGCTAGCGAAACGGCGTCCTGCGCGCGGCTGGAGGTGTAGTCGAACAACACCACTTTTCGATCGGGCGGGCCGCTGACCTGCACCCACATCCAGGATTGACTGGTCGGATCGCGATCCGGCTCCTTCAACACCTGAACGCGAGTTTCATCGCAGTGGATCGCCGGACTTTCGTATGCGATCCATAAACCCCACCTACCCAACAGTGGATTAACGGTTTACCGTGGCATTTCTGGCGAGCAGTTCCACGGCAGCAAGGCTTCATAATCTTCAAGCGACGAAGCCTGAGGCAGCCGCTCCAGTACGTGGCGCAACCACGTATAGGGCTCTTGGCCGTTGACCTTGGCGGTCTCGACCAGGCTGTAGATCTTTGCGCTGGCAGTGGCGCCGTTGACGGTATCGCTGAACAGCCAGGCCTTGCGTCCAATGACAAACGGCTTGATCGCTCTTTCGGCCGGGTTGTTGTCGATGGGCAGATAACCCGCTTCGACATAGCGCTCCAGTCGGCTCCAGTTATTCGCCAGATAATGCACCGCCTTGCCTAATGCACTTTGCGGCGTCACCTGGGATTGGGTTTTATCCAGCCAGACTTTCAGCTGCCCCAAGATCGGCAGGCTCTTTTCCTGGCGAGCGATAAACCGCTGTTCATCACTGGCAACCTTAAGTTCACGCTCGACTCCATACAGTTTGTTAATCATCGTCAGCGCGATATCCGCACGTCCCGTCTTGCCCTTGGGTTGCACTTTTTGCGCGT encodes:
- a CDS encoding IS66 family transposase, translating into MLKEPDRDPTSQSWMWVQVSGPPDRKVVLFDYTSSRAQDAVSLAGQLSRLRDDR